The Archocentrus centrarchus isolate MPI-CPG fArcCen1 chromosome 3, fArcCen1, whole genome shotgun sequence sequence AATATAAATCATGCATATCTTTAAACTGTTGAACAGTGTTTTATGATGCATATCCACAATTTGCCTCCTACAGTAAAAGGTGCCATCTGGAGGATATGCAGAATGTCATACAACAAAAACTGTATCAGTTTTCACTGTTGTTACTTCTCAATGTTTACAGGTTTATAGTGTTCTGTGTAAGCTGTAGCATGTAAAGGTAGTTTTAAAACTGGGGTATCTGGAAGTTTTTATGACTGAAATGGCACTGAATGAAGTCTCTTCTAAAGCTGTTTGATGGACAAGGACGATGAATTTTATGGGCAGAGGAACGAAaagctcaaaataaaatatcctGTTTGTCCATCGCATTTCCCAAAGGCATACTGTCATGCAAAAAGagaagttttcacaggactctatgcagccTATTCTGTTCTTTTGTAGCCagtctgctgtagatttgctgctgcgctttagatcattgtcctgttggtcTGTAAGTGCACGGTAATGtttgcaaggtgcccaggtcctgatgctgcaaaacaagcccgaATCTTCAACCCTCTAACACTTTGTCTGACAgttggtgtgaggtgtttgtgctgatgtgctggcTTTTTGCCAAACGTAAACTATGGTCAAATGTCTCCCCTTTGTTCTCATCTGTCTGAAGGACACATTTCCAGActtcttgtggtttgttcagatgcaactttacaAGAGGCTTTcccctggcaacccttccaaataaGCCGTACTTGTTCAGTGCATACTGCCATGCACTTTAACATTTAGCAAACTAACCGAGGCCTGCAgggtctgagatgtagctcttgggcttTTTGcggtttctctgagcattgcacgatCTGATCTCGGGATGAATTTGCTTCAACGTTCtcctcctgggaagattgtggcattgtgttaacataccagcaaactgccaaaacccctgcttttatagaggtgctcacacgtGCTGATgaccagttaatcaagtgcatttgattagctaCTCCTGGCTGCTACTCCCATGGAAGCAGGAAggttgtacttagtttttcgCAGGACTTTGTGCGGTTCtgtaaaaactttgtttttcatacGCCTGTAGCTGAGCTCAGCTGAACACAAATAtgacattttcatcattttcattactTCTTAAATTCAGGTCATAAGAAACAGCCTTCCTTTTATCTTAGTAAGCTGGATCCCAGTTTTCTTAAAATGCTTCTTTTCCTTTTAGTGTATTGGCCCTTAGTTGTCTGAAAAATCAACTCCCAAAGGCCCAAAAGCAAACTTGATTAGCttacaaatgtttgcagacattCAGAAATTATCTCAGTTAAAATCCAAGTCCTAACTCtgtgtattttatattatagtTTCCTCGTATTTCTCCTGTTATTGTCAAGCTGGATAGGATAATTTGTCCCAGGCTGACTAGATTGATTTCTTCTTTAGATCTCTGCACTGGCTAATAAATAGTGGAAATCTCCCCAGCTGGCAGGGGTCTGGAAAGCAGGCTAGTTTGTGAATATTAAATCTTCTACAACAAGAATTTTCTGTCCTTCCAAACCCTGAGCAAAAACAAGCACAATGTGGGATCGGACACCCACTGATGGACGTGCTTTAAAGGCTGAATCAGGCTACACGATAACTACCTGTGTGTTCATGGAGGAGGATTTAGTCCGTGGGCATAGCTTACAACTCAGTGGCTAACACTGGTACACCAGCAAAGTGACTCGCTGTGCACTgtagcagaaaataaaacaccgACAAACAACAGTCACTTACAGCAATTTCCAGCGACTGAGCATCTTGGAACTGTCAAACAGGAGAACAATGGCAACAGGAAGACACTGGGTTTGACACAAAGTCTGGCAGTGAAGTATGCGTTAAACTTTCTTAACCATGTCATATTAATACTGCAAAACAGGCTTATGTTAGGAAAACACAGGCGGTGCGGTGCAGTGAACATGTGTGGTGGGGAAAGAAAAATGGGGATGAGGCAGAATTACCAGCTAATTTGTATCGCCGTAAAAGCTCAAAAATGTCACACAGTGCATTCGAATTGTTACACTGTTACACAACTACTCTACTTAGATGTGTTTGTAAGTATTGTGGCCTTCTAATGCATGACATGTCTCTGTCGTCTCTGCCTAATCAAACCCAATAAAGCATTCACGCATAATACACAGTatacaatataatacaatataatacaCATAATACACGATGCTCAAGAAATCAAAGAATTTGTATTATTGACTCGAGATTAGACTGAACAGACCAGCTGCCTCTATTTTGAGCATGTTGCAGGTGAGCAATGGCTGCTGTTGTGAGACTACAGCAAGAGGGAACAGCCTGAGAAAAGCATGCTGTCTGAGTTATTTTAGACACCTATACAACATACAGATATAAAACCCTTGCGGAGGTGGTATTTGTGTTGTTACCCtgtgattttttgttttgttttgtttttttgtagcaTATCCCAACCGTATATAGGTTCATTTTAGCACTAAATGATAAGATTAAACTAATCACGCCAATCCTCACCATGCAGCTACATGTGTCCACAAGCTATGTGTCAGCTTGAGTTCATAATGCTACTGCCAGCCACTAAATCAACATCCATGATTATTTGCTGCCACCTACTGACTCAACCTATAACTGCACCCTGCTTCGGACAGCTCATTGAGAATTTACATTGGATTTGAAGACATGACTGGTCAAGGTGGGACTGTGTGAGGGCTGTACCATCCTGTTGTAGATAATTCTTCTTGAGTGTTATTTGGGACCAATCAGATGTCTCCTtaattgatgatgatttgatgatgattataaagtTGGTAGCAAAAAGGAACCGAATGGACAtctaaatacaaaacactgcTTAACTGGCAAATAAGTCTTAAAATGAAGTCTTCTCTAGATTAGCAGCCAATCAAAGCAAAGTAATAAATTACATTTATCTTAAAAGTAGCTGATCATTCATGATCCTTaagtccttaagacctgcgctgaccagctggcacctgtgtttacacctctcactgaaactgtgtgtgattcccacctgctttaaaaagtccatcatagtccctgtcccaaagaaaccacacccccgcagccccaatgacttcaggcccatagcactcacctctgtggtgatgaagtgttttgagagactcatcaagacattcatcacctcctcactgcccaccaccctcgacccactacagtttgcataccggccagacagatccacgatgacccatatccttcctcctccacaagaccctttcacacatagacactggtaaggggaactatgtgagagtgctgtttgtagattacagctcagcattcaacaccatagttccctccaggctggtctctaagctgctggacctgggcctgggcccatccctgtgcaggtgggttcacagcttcctgaccagcagaccacaggtggtacgagtgggtcacctcacctcatcctccctcaccctcaacactggatccccccaaggctgtgtgctcagccctctgcggtactcactgtacacccatgactgcgaggccacgtcagagtccaacgtcatcatcaagtttgctgacgacactgctgttgtgggactaatctctcacaatgaggagacagcctacaggagagaggtcctcctggagaactggtgccaggagaactacctcctgctcaacgtcagcaaaacaaaggaactgatcgtggacttcagcaggagcagagggactaccatccacttgtcatcagtggtgctgaggtggaaagagtggacactttcaaatacctgggagtgaccatctcacaggacctgtcctggactcatcacataaacatcactgtgaagaaggccagacagcgtctctacctcctcaggcggctgagagacttcaagctcccactcaaggtgctcaggaacttttacacctgcaccatcgagagcatcatgcgtgggagcatcaccacctggatgggaaactgcaccaagcaggacttcatggccctaaaaagggtggttcgttcagctgaacggaccatcagaaccaccctccccaacctgcaggacatttacaccaagcagtgcaggctgagggccatgaagatcctaaaacagcccagccaccccggacactctctcttctccctgcccatcaggccggcgttaccgctgcctgagggctaagactgaaaggttgaagagtttttacccacaagccatccgtctgctcaactctgagccctaactggaccattattgcacaatgtaaatattataatttataaaagtgtgtatagtgtatagtatatagagtatagtgtatagtgtgaattactttttttatttttattcttcttatttatatgtgtgtgtatatatggttgcaggtacaaaatacatttcactgtgcattgtactgtgtataactgtgcatgtgacaaataaacactatcttaatcttaatcttactGACTAGTATTCCCTTTAATAATTGCTTCATAACTACACCGCTTTCAAGCAGTTGTTGCTTCTTTTGTTCACTGGttcttgttcttttctttgttcagaCCTCTCTGTGTACAGCTCGTGGTTCAAACAGTCAGGTTACCAAGACATTTTCTAGTCCTGTTTAAAGCAAAGTACAATCTAGAATATGCTCCCATCTATACAGATATGTAGTGCAGTCAAATATCCTGAGGTCCcttttttaagatttaaaatcaaattgCTATAGAAGCAGCATTTCAAACCAAAATCTCACATTTCAACCTAGATTTCTCAACATGTTGTAGTGTAAAATTACTTTGTGGTAATATGAGTTTTGCTTGGAGTGTCAAGCTTAAGAGTGCATTCTTGGCTTCATTGTCGTTTAAGTATTTATGATTCCCatggtataaaaaaaacataaaaatgcaaTCTTAGTTTTGTAACACTTTTCTAACacgctctctcctctcttcatcCTTCCCATCACCCTCAGGGCAACCTTCATTCTCATCTCTCGCTTCACTTCCATCATCCTGTATCACATCTTCTTGCTCActatctgctgcactgacagaCACTCTAAGAAGCATACAGGACTGATATTAGCCTCTTAACCTGCTTACAGGCTCATTCTGTTTTAAGCCTGGAAGGTGCTAAGGCATGTCAGAGGTCAAACCAGATCATCAAGGCACACCTTAATAATTGTAAAGGAgctaattatataaaaaaaattaaataaagtttaaataattgtccaaatgtatttgtgtttatgaAACTGTGACACTATAATTACAGTATCTTGGTTGAGTAGGCCTAATAGCAGTACATTAAAATACCTGATGGTGCTTCATTAAAGCTAGATAAGCTAAATAATTGTATCCACTGCCATAGAAGTGACTACCTGCAAActccttttcttttaaaattaagaAGCAGTTATTGCACAGTACAGCACATGCACTTCAACACTTAGGCTCTCACTACTCAGCATGAATGCTGCTGgccttattgctgtttttatatattagtatatttatattttagtttataTTTAAGTTTAGTTTTCTTAATTTGCACTTATTTGAACCCCTTTGTTCCACACAAAACaccattttgtttctgttgcacTTTGCAAACgcagaaatgacaataaaggaacTTGCACTCTggtattttaaaatgctgtttcatCAGCCTGAAATGCACTGGCTCTGCTGCCTTGCTTACCACTGGTTAAAAAACTACTGGGTCAACACAGGCTGCAACACAACTTGATGTTTGTGTTGCTCAGCTTTCAGCTGCAAATGATTGCTTGGAATAATTTTCAGTTGTTGCCCTCATTTGGAAAATGACCTGCATCTACTTCATTCTCTCTGGTTTCTAAAATTAAGGGCCATGGacctttcttgctttctttgaGGAAAGACATGTCTCACGGTGGGCATTAGCAGTATTGATAGAATAAATTAGATGTTCTGCAAAGGCCAGTCTGTAGACGCTACCATTTCCTGCCATTTGTAAAGGGTGAGAGTAGTATCAGAGTTCAACCATCCAACCTATTTATTCAGGCCATGCAATTATGACATTAATTACTGAGACATAAAAATGTGCAAAGGAAAACTAAGGACCCCTAGACACTTAGGCTGAattcaaatacagaaaaataatgcACTGCTTACACAATGAGcgatttctttgttgttgtttttttgtttgtttgttttggggttttttttgtgttttgtttgtttttttaatgatgacGGCCTGGTTATTGTGTACACTGTGTCTTTAAATTAAATAGAGGTTGTTCAAAGAAGGACGTGTTCAAAGAGTCTTCCGGTTTGGGCCTTTCAAAATAAGTGTAAATATATTAAAAGCAAATTCCACTCAATGTAAGACGAGAATGTGGCACTAAGAACTCCGAACTGATGATCAGATGTTTGCTCAGTAAAGTATAGGAACAGACTGATTTGAACAAGAACAGATAGGATGCCTACAAAATATATTAGTggctttttaatgtgtttaaacaATGACATTCTATTAAAGACCTTTTCTCAAACTGTAAAACAGTGGCTGGTTTTGTGTAGCTTGTGTAAATTGTGCTGTATTgcacagagcagaagaagaccTTACATAGGTATTCTAATTAATACTAGCTGCAGTAAACCAGTGTTGCTGTGCAGTTTGGAACAAGATTTCCTGATTTTATGTTGAAAGTCTTTTTGTTGACGCCGCTGACGGCCGCGGCAGTCACGCTCGAGCTGGATGCGTTCCTGAATAAGGCGGAAGTCGGAATTTCCGTGTTCCCAGCTAgaagttttttctttctggtaTGCCCCCTCAACTCGGACTTCCCACGGGGAGAGTCGGAGCAGCCTCACCAACCCCAAATTACCAATGCAAGAAAGTGTAATAAAACTTGTAATCTGTACTGCCACggttgtgtatttgtgactcGCTAAATAAGCTATTCACAGAGCACTGAACCTGAATGAATGTGCAGCAATGGTCAAGAagcaaaatgccttttttttctcgCTTTTCCAACTTCACTGGAACGCTGTGACGTCACTCCTGACTTCCGGGTTATCAGGACGCGGCATGTAAATAGTCCGGCTTTTTCCTCAGGTATATGTTCCTCATCTCCACTCATGAACAGGACACAGCTGAAGCGCTCTGGTATCTTGAGGATGGCTCTGAGTGATTCTGGAACGATGGATCGGGAAGAATCCGGAGAGACTTTCCTATTCCGTGCAACCAGAATAGCAGCTGTAGTTGCACTGTACTGGTTTGTTTCAATAACGATGGTGTTCCTTAATAATCACCTGCTGGACAACAAAGACTTGGACGCGCCGTTGTTTGTCACTTTTTATCAGTGTGTCGTGACTGTTGCGCTTTGCTGGTTCATGCAGCTGCTGTCGAAAGTGTGGCCGGGACTCATCGACTTCCCCTCGGTCAAGTTTGATCTAAAGACGTCCCGGGAGGTCCTACCGCTGTCCGTCGTCTTCATCAGCATGATCACCTTCAACAACTTGTGCCTGAAATATGTCGGAGTGGCTTTCTATACGATCGGCCGTTCTCTGAGCACAGTTTTCAACGTGCTGCTATCGTACATTATCCTGAAACAAACCACATCTTTCACAGCTCTGCTGTGCTGTGGAATCATATTAGGTAGGTTGACGTTGTCGTTTGCCTATGATGATTGGAAATGatattattctttctttttgtttgtttgttttctgaaattGGTCACTGGCTGTAAATAAGTCTGTACTTAGTTTAGCCTTTAAGAAAGCTGAAGAAACAGTGATGGCTAGAACAGTGCTGCAGCTGAATATTAAAAGCTGGATAAATTAACTAGGTTGCCATTCCAGTCAAATTACGTTCCACTTTAGATGAGATCTTTTACGTAGTTAATATAAGTAacatgcaaaagtcttgacccacctttcatttcttcatattttccttCCAAGCAGGCAGACTAGCACTCTTAAacagtagttctccaggtttcttgtttttcaagaaacctggagaactattcctgaaggctGCGTAACCCTTGTGTAGCATGTTTTTGTTCCTCAGCCAGTGATGGTGGGTCTGGTGGACCCACTGCATTATTAGGTATTTAAATCAGTACACCCATAACAATTTATGTAAAATTAGTTTAATTTCCAAGCATTACAGACTACATTTCTGGTTAATATTTGGAATGTCCCTCTGTTAGAGCACATTCATGAATAAAAGTGTGATTCGGTTAAATGGCCTATTTGTGGTAGTTTATACAACAGGCAGAGTATGTtttgtaaaaaatataaaactaagtttgtttttgaatgATCTCTTAGGCCAGTAAAAATGTACATGTGGCCAGTAAAAGTCTGAGCCTGTGAGCTGGGGTTGTTGGGTCGGACACTGAATTAAGACCAACATCAACACCATCAGAATGTGGTTTCGGCAGCAGGAAATATtctaagataagataaattttaatgatcccacgatggggaaatttgcacattacagcagctcaattacagagaagaagaattaaatacaataaaatagaaaacactatatacataaaaaatatatatcaatacacatatacatcaaaacactatatacatttgtagccagtaaaacattttgtacacagtatgcattatgggtGCGAGTGTAAAACTTATATGTACTATACGTAAAGGTACACGTACTgtgatggcagtggagcaaagtgtccaagtgactcatgaCATACTGAGAGTGTTGATATGCTCGCTTTTCCTGATGTTCCTTTAATGGCTTACAGACACATATACTGACTCATTCATTAGCACACTtaaacatagacacacacacacacacaaaaacacgcCTATGAACGCACACCAAATCTACCCCATCTAGATTAATTTACCTTATTGTATgtgacattactgtacttgtgattatttatttaaaaatgttttcttaaaaaaatacaattttaatatGCGTGGCTGGATTATCCAATGGGGAAACTGGGCAAAGGCCCAGGGGCCCATGCACAATTTGGGACCCACTGAAGAAGTAACAGTGTCTTAGTAGTTGCTCGGGGGTCTGTAGTTTGATGATCCAGGCATGGTTATGTTTCTTTTCTGACAGATGTTCTatgcatttaaatgtttaaaaacactgcagtttctaaaATGGAAGCCAATacgcagttcattttaaaagacctgtgttgtttctcttttgaatatttatttttgctcattaataaaacaaaagtatttcttatcctattactcgattaatcgatagaatactccaTTACTAATGTGTGCTATCTCTTCAATTCTCCATTGTTTGAGTGCTTACACGTACTGATATGAGGATTTCCCTGATTTAGCGTTCTCATGCCGAGATAGCCTGGAAATGGTCGTCATAGTGGAGTTTTGACCTCTTAAGATTTCATTCTTTTCTCCGTGCACCTCGAGGTGAGGTTGTGACAGAAACTCAGTTTTTACAGTAACCTGGAAATTAAACTTCctggttttctctctctctctctctctctctctctctctctctctctctctctctctcctctctctctctctctctctctctctctctctctctctcctctctctctctctctctctctctctctctccccctcccctccctccctccctccctctggaACGTGTGCAGAGCCGCACCCCACGTGACCGCCACTGGGATGGTTTTTCTAGTTGGTTTTGTCTTTCTACCTCTGGTGGGTGTAGATGACCTAGTTTAAGGTGCTGCACACCTGAGCAGGTTGGGCACCATAAAGCAGCCTGCCAGAACTTCTCATGGGCTGTTCTCTGCTCTGCTCATCTTTGCCATGCAGGCTGCCTgatgaaattattttaattaaaacactTAACATCATCCTAAAACTCTGTGGTGTCCCTTATTTGTCAAATTCTTTTGAGCCAAGtcataaaacacacagtttgtgttACAGTGACTCAATGGAActacattaaatgcttgattgtGTATTGTGCTTCTCAGGTGGATTCTGGCTCGGCGTGGACCAGGAAGGCATAGCGGGTTCCCTCTCATGGACAGGCGTATGTTTTGGGGTGCTGGCTAGTGCCTGCGTCTCTCTCAATGCCATCTACACTAAGAAGGTAATGCCTGCTGTGGATGGGAACATCTGGAAACTGTCCTTCTATAACAATATCAATGCCTGCGTCCTCTTCCTCCCGCTCATCCTTATGTTTGGAGAG is a genomic window containing:
- the slc35c1 gene encoding GDP-fucose transporter 1 translates to MCSNGQEAKCLFFLAFPTSLERCDVTPDFRVIRTRHVNSPAFSSGICSSSPLMNRTQLKRSGILRMALSDSGTMDREESGETFLFRATRIAAVVALYWFVSITMVFLNNHLLDNKDLDAPLFVTFYQCVVTVALCWFMQLLSKVWPGLIDFPSVKFDLKTSREVLPLSVVFISMITFNNLCLKYVGVAFYTIGRSLSTVFNVLLSYIILKQTTSFTALLCCGIILGGFWLGVDQEGIAGSLSWTGVCFGVLASACVSLNAIYTKKVMPAVDGNIWKLSFYNNINACVLFLPLILMFGELSQLAGFSHLTDLNFWGMMTLGGVFGFAIGYVTGLQIKYTSPLTHNVSGTAKACAQTVIAVVYNSSTKSLLWWTSNMLVLGGSSAYTWVKSLEMKKRPHTVSEDSDKEELLPGNKVNQGV